One stretch of Miscanthus floridulus cultivar M001 chromosome 18, ASM1932011v1, whole genome shotgun sequence DNA includes these proteins:
- the LOC136523911 gene encoding uncharacterized protein, which produces MVKTLYDYSTPATTNVLIGPAINIGDGNFELCTGLILMVQANQFHGLLSEVTNMHLQHFLELCDTIIIKDVTPESIRLHLFPFSLLGKAKQWFYKENEAVMTWDKCSTMFHAKFFPLGKTNALRG; this is translated from the coding sequence ATGGTCAAAACCCTCTACGACTACTCCACCCCTGCTACTACCAATGTGCTCATTGGGCCCGCTATTAACATTGGAGATGGGAACTTCGAGCTCTGTACCGGCCTCATCctgatggtgcaggcaaaccaattCCATGGTTTGCTTAGCGAGGTTACAAACatgcatctccaacacttccttgaGTTGTGTGACACGATCATCATTAAGGACGTCACACCTGAGAGCATCAGGCTCcacttgtttcccttctcccttttggggaaggcgaagcagtggttctataAGGAAAATGAAGCTGTCATGacatgggacaaatgttccacgATGTTCCACGCCAAATTCTTCCccttgggcaaaaccaatgccctgaggggaTAG